A window of Sulfobacillus thermosulfidooxidans contains these coding sequences:
- the cydB gene encoding cytochrome d ubiquinol oxidase subunit II: MWLRELWFVLVGILFTGYFILEGFDYGVGMLHPFLNHTDLERRASLNAIGPIWSANEVWLVAAGGALFAAFPYWYATMFSGFYLALILILLALIVRGVGLEYRSQDKSPKWRATWDWLIFSGSLLTTILWGMAFANLVRGVPINGHMVYVGNFGTLFNGFSLWAALTFILLFLTQGGAYLAIKGDSRSRKHGKMVAQRTVWPALIALVIWFVWMDRLPSSAGHVDTLAILLQVVAVLALVLARFASYLTKNGWTLVLFSVSIASTTFSIFRILFPRVMVSSLNPAWSLTIYNASSTSYTLDIMSVTALIILPIILGYQSWLYWTFRKPVNDEELGY; this comes from the coding sequence ATGTGGTTACGTGAATTATGGTTTGTGTTGGTGGGTATACTTTTTACCGGATATTTCATTCTGGAAGGATTTGATTACGGCGTTGGAATGCTACATCCATTCTTAAATCATACGGATCTCGAACGGCGAGCATCCTTAAACGCCATAGGACCTATTTGGTCCGCTAATGAGGTCTGGCTTGTCGCCGCGGGTGGTGCGTTATTTGCAGCCTTCCCTTATTGGTACGCAACGATGTTCAGCGGATTTTATTTGGCCTTAATTCTCATTCTATTAGCCCTCATTGTGCGGGGCGTGGGACTGGAATATCGCAGTCAGGACAAAAGTCCGAAATGGCGGGCAACCTGGGACTGGCTCATTTTTTCTGGTTCCTTGCTCACGACGATTTTATGGGGAATGGCCTTTGCCAATTTAGTCCGTGGGGTTCCGATTAACGGGCACATGGTTTATGTGGGCAATTTCGGTACCTTGTTTAATGGATTTAGCTTATGGGCGGCATTAACCTTTATCTTGTTGTTCTTAACCCAAGGAGGAGCCTACCTGGCTATTAAAGGGGATAGCCGTTCTCGCAAGCATGGCAAAATGGTGGCTCAAAGGACGGTGTGGCCGGCACTTATTGCACTCGTGATTTGGTTTGTATGGATGGACCGGTTGCCGAGCTCTGCTGGACATGTGGATACTCTTGCGATTCTTCTGCAAGTAGTGGCCGTGTTGGCACTGGTTCTGGCGCGATTCGCATCGTACTTAACCAAAAACGGGTGGACGCTGGTCTTGTTTAGTGTCTCCATTGCCTCCACAACCTTTAGCATTTTCCGGATTTTGTTTCCCCGGGTTATGGTCTCGAGTCTTAATCCGGCATGGAGTTTGACGATTTATAACGCATCGTCGACGAGTTATACTCTTGATATTATGTCTGTAACAGCTTTAATCATTTTGCCCATCATTTTGGGTTATCAAAGCTGGTTGTATTGGACATTCCGCAAGCCCGTAAATGACGAGGAGCTGGGGTATTAA
- a CDS encoding cytochrome ubiquinol oxidase subunit I, producing the protein MTQLGWAELQFGVTTVFHFFFVPVTIGLAFLIAIIETIYVRTKDKVYRDLAKFWGHLFLINFAVGVVTGLLQEFQFGLDWATYSKFVGDVFGAPLAVEALAAFFLESTFIGAWAFGWDRLSARAHAVTIWLVALGTSLSAFWILTANSWMQEPVGYVIRDGRAVMTSFGDILTNPQLWVEFPHTEIAAILTGSFFMLSISAYQIWRKKNVEAFSRSFKISTIVAAITSVLVIVIGDAQAAHLVKAQPMKLAAAEALWNTSSQHAPWSVVAIIDAKKHTDPFQIQIPEMLTILAYKRLSGAVEGINQVQAQMVHQYGPGDYIPPVAVTFYSFRTMIFAGTAMLALAYYALYLLKKNRFTQKTWFLKVLTWAIALPYLANSAGWIMTEVGRQPWVVYGLQLTEQGVSPTASVPALDIELSLLGFLVFYSAMAYAAVHLWKKAIAEGLDPDPELQHKPTESSDLFVGTGGVAR; encoded by the coding sequence AACAGTCTTTCACTTTTTCTTTGTGCCGGTCACCATTGGATTGGCCTTTTTAATCGCCATTATAGAAACGATATATGTTCGGACGAAAGATAAGGTATATCGGGATTTGGCGAAATTTTGGGGACATCTGTTTCTCATTAACTTCGCAGTCGGAGTTGTTACCGGATTATTGCAGGAATTCCAGTTTGGTTTAGACTGGGCGACGTATTCAAAGTTCGTTGGCGATGTCTTTGGTGCCCCCTTAGCCGTTGAAGCGCTAGCAGCCTTTTTCTTGGAATCAACGTTTATTGGAGCTTGGGCTTTTGGGTGGGATCGTTTATCCGCACGAGCTCATGCCGTCACGATTTGGTTAGTCGCATTGGGGACGAGTTTGTCAGCATTTTGGATTTTAACCGCGAACTCGTGGATGCAAGAACCTGTGGGATATGTGATTCGGGATGGTCGTGCCGTCATGACGAGCTTTGGCGATATTTTGACCAATCCGCAATTATGGGTGGAATTTCCGCACACGGAAATCGCCGCGATATTAACAGGTTCCTTCTTTATGCTATCAATTAGTGCCTACCAGATATGGCGGAAGAAAAATGTAGAAGCTTTTTCGCGCTCGTTTAAGATTTCCACAATTGTTGCGGCGATTACCAGTGTTTTGGTCATCGTGATTGGTGATGCCCAAGCAGCACACCTGGTGAAAGCTCAGCCAATGAAACTGGCTGCTGCCGAAGCATTGTGGAATACGAGTTCACAGCACGCTCCGTGGAGTGTCGTTGCCATCATTGATGCCAAGAAGCACACCGATCCATTTCAGATTCAAATTCCTGAAATGTTGACGATCTTAGCATATAAGCGGCTCTCCGGTGCCGTGGAAGGTATCAACCAAGTGCAAGCCCAGATGGTGCATCAATACGGTCCCGGAGATTATATCCCGCCGGTCGCGGTGACGTTCTATTCATTCCGTACCATGATTTTTGCGGGAACCGCCATGCTCGCGCTAGCCTATTATGCGCTGTACTTGTTGAAGAAAAATCGCTTTACGCAAAAAACATGGTTTCTTAAAGTTCTTACGTGGGCGATTGCCTTGCCATATTTGGCGAATTCAGCAGGATGGATCATGACTGAAGTGGGACGTCAACCATGGGTTGTCTATGGTTTGCAGTTAACGGAGCAAGGTGTTTCTCCGACGGCTTCAGTGCCAGCGCTGGATATAGAGTTGTCTCTACTCGGATTTTTAGTCTTTTACAGTGCTATGGCTTATGCGGCTGTTCACTTGTGGAAGAAAGCGATTGCAGAGGGTCTTGATCCCGATCCGGAATTGCAGCACAAACCCACCGAATCGAGTGATCTATTTGTTGGAACCGGTGGGGTTGCACGGTAA
- the cydD gene encoding thiol reductant ABC exporter subunit CydD encodes MNPRLLKEVKSVRMLLGLVVLQGVLSGILIIFQAYDLADIVNRVYLDHQGFVHVEHTIWSLLFIIIARALLTLFGETGALSLATKIQARLRLQLSQRILDAGPLYVNREQTGELVNTVIKGVEDLEPYLARYIPQVAITALVPTIILIEAFIKDWITGVILLVTIPLIPFFMILIGRQAESKTQKQWEMLSRLSAHFLDVLQGLTTLKLLGQSGHQAQGIERASDEFRRATMASLRIAFLSALVLEMLASLSMAMVAVGIGLRLIPGLISFQTSFFLLVLVPEFYLPWRMLGTRFHDGLNGMEAAKRIFQILDAPPLAQSHGTVRLEDVERPLVFDQVSFRYEDREQSAIEDIRAVVHPHERIAIVGPSGAGKSTLLSLVMGFAQPSQGAIRLGTVSLQNVDLLWWRQQVSFLTQNPYIFSGTLRDNLLMANPQASTDDLERALEMSGSMEFVKMLPHGMDTHLDEKGRGLSGGQKQRLAMARAFLKDAPIVLMDEPTANLDPETESVLWQYLDKLLENRTALVVAHRLSTARRLDKIWVMNQGRLVQQGTLRELETSHGLYHELTRAYRASGQEGLYAALSKHAKTL; translated from the coding sequence ATGAATCCGCGGTTATTGAAAGAGGTCAAATCCGTTCGCATGCTACTGGGTCTCGTCGTGCTTCAAGGCGTGCTAAGCGGGATCTTGATTATCTTTCAAGCGTATGACCTTGCTGATATTGTCAACCGCGTATATCTTGATCACCAGGGATTTGTCCACGTTGAGCATACGATATGGAGTTTACTGTTCATCATTATCGCAAGAGCGCTCCTGACTCTTTTTGGAGAGACAGGAGCGCTCAGCTTAGCAACAAAAATTCAGGCACGGTTACGATTGCAATTAAGCCAGCGCATCTTAGATGCCGGGCCTTTATATGTCAATCGGGAGCAAACGGGGGAACTCGTCAATACTGTGATTAAAGGGGTAGAGGATCTCGAACCCTATTTAGCCCGTTATATTCCTCAAGTGGCAATTACTGCTTTAGTACCCACAATTATTTTAATTGAAGCCTTTATTAAAGATTGGATTACAGGGGTGATTTTGCTCGTTACCATCCCATTAATTCCATTTTTTATGATTCTGATCGGCCGTCAGGCCGAATCAAAGACTCAAAAGCAATGGGAAATGTTGAGCCGCCTAAGCGCCCATTTCTTGGATGTTTTGCAAGGGTTAACCACATTAAAGTTACTTGGCCAAAGTGGGCATCAAGCCCAAGGAATTGAGCGTGCTAGTGATGAATTTCGGCGGGCGACGATGGCTAGTCTGCGTATTGCGTTTTTGTCTGCTCTGGTACTCGAAATGCTCGCGTCTTTAAGTATGGCCATGGTCGCTGTGGGTATTGGACTGAGGTTGATTCCTGGGCTAATTTCATTTCAAACCTCATTTTTCTTGCTGGTATTGGTTCCCGAATTTTATTTACCGTGGCGCATGTTGGGAACCCGCTTCCATGACGGGTTAAATGGTATGGAAGCGGCTAAGCGCATCTTTCAAATTTTGGACGCTCCGCCTTTAGCGCAGTCACATGGAACCGTGCGGCTCGAGGATGTCGAACGTCCTTTAGTGTTTGATCAGGTATCTTTTCGCTACGAAGACCGGGAGCAATCAGCTATCGAAGATATTCGTGCGGTGGTTCACCCGCATGAACGGATTGCGATTGTTGGACCTAGTGGAGCGGGGAAAAGTACGTTGTTGTCGCTGGTCATGGGTTTTGCTCAACCGTCTCAAGGTGCTATTCGCTTGGGGACAGTTTCCTTGCAAAATGTTGACTTATTGTGGTGGCGTCAGCAGGTGAGCTTTTTAACACAGAACCCTTATATTTTTTCAGGTACCTTACGCGACAATTTGTTGATGGCCAATCCTCAGGCCTCAACAGACGACTTGGAACGCGCGTTAGAAATGTCCGGGTCCATGGAATTTGTGAAAATGTTGCCCCATGGCATGGATACGCATCTTGATGAAAAAGGACGGGGACTTAGCGGCGGTCAAAAACAGCGCTTAGCCATGGCACGAGCTTTCTTAAAGGATGCGCCCATTGTGCTAATGGATGAACCGACGGCCAATTTGGATCCTGAAACCGAGTCGGTATTGTGGCAGTACTTAGATAAACTGTTAGAAAATCGCACGGCTTTGGTTGTGGCACACCGGTTATCCACGGCGAGACGACTTGACAAGATTTGGGTGATGAATCAGGGACGATTGGTACAACAAGGCACATTGCGAGAACTCGAAACGTCCCACGGGCTGTACCATGAGTTGACACGAGCATACCGGGCATCTGGTCAGGAGGGATTATATGCAGCGCTATCTAAGCATGCTAAAACCTTATAA